One stretch of Sardina pilchardus chromosome 17, fSarPil1.1, whole genome shotgun sequence DNA includes these proteins:
- the LOC134061705 gene encoding solute carrier family 22 member 4-like: MREYDEMTSFLGTWGPFQQLIFLSLSVSILPNGLVGLYVVFVADTPAHECLIPRESNISEGWRNASIPLVEVQDKGLQRSSCSRYRLELLRNYSLLDYVPDVDVNVSQIPQESCLDGWTYGKEIYQSTIITEWDLVCENEYKGPLASSIYFLGVLAGTFVSGQFSDRYGRRPVLFATMAIQTLTIFVQIFSPSWEAFSAIFFFVGFSGFSNYVIGYVLGSEILSPATRVVFCSLGVFMASGVGQMLLPLCAYFLRDWRLLIIPMAASGILYIPLWWLIPESPRWLLSQGRVEEAEAILRDAARMNKVTMPEVIFTPDEIAEAQAKKQKKYNMLDILRNCNAAVLIVICSILWMVITMSYFALLLNTTNLHGDPYFNFFLSTIVEIPAYVMATVLLKLFPRRFCQSSTLFLGGGIVLFIQLVPTDLPEVAILLEMVGKFAITTAFCVVYAVTSELFPTVVRSMAMGTCSMAARIGAILSPFIIYLGNYYKFLPYLLIGSLAVFAGMLCFFLPEMFGKVLPDTFIEMQTVRGMGQSRTTVMESRTNETDLIKEAKL, from the exons ATGAGAGAGTACGACGAGATGACCTCCTTCTTGGGCACGTGGGGGCCCTTCCAGCAGCtgatctttctctccctctccgtcagCATCCTGCCCAACGGACTGGTCGGACTTTACGTGGTGTTCGTGGCGGACACGCCGGCCCACGAGTGTCTGATCCCGCGGGAGAGCAACATCAGCGAGGGCTGGAGGAACGCCAGCATTCCCCTGGTGGAGGTGCAGGACAAGGGGCTGCAGAGGAGCTCCTGCAGCAG GTACAGGCTGGAGCTGCTGAGGAATTATTCGCTGCTGGACTACGTGCCCGATGTGGACGTCAATGTCAGTCAGATTCCACAGGAGAGCTGTCTGGATGGATGGACATATGGGAAAGAGATCTACCAATCCACCATCATCActgag TGGGACCTGGTGTGTGAGAACGAGTACAAAGGGCCTCTGGCCTCCTCCATCTACTTCCTGGGGGTGCTGGCCGGCACGTTTGTCTCTGGACAGTTCTCCGACag GTATGGAAGGCGGCCTGTGCTGTTTGCTACTATGGCCATACAGACGTTGACCATCTTTGTCCAGATCTTCTCCCCCAGCTGGGAGGCCTTCAGCGCCATCTTCTTCTTCGTTGGCTTCAGTGGTTTCTCCAATTATGTCATTGGCTATGTGCTCG GCTCTGAGATCCTGAGCCCAGCCACCCGTGTGGTGTTCTGTTCCCTGGGGGTGTTCATGGCATCCGGGGTGGGGCAGATGCTCTTGCCCCTGTGCGCCTACTTCCTGCGGGACTGGAGGCTCCTGATCATCCCCATGGCTGCTTCAGGGATCCTCTACATCCCCCTGTGGTG GCTGATCCCTGAGTCGCCCCGCTGGCTTCTGTCtcaggggagggtggaggaggctgAGGCCATACTGAGGGACGCAGCCAGGATGAACAAGGTCACCATGCCTGAGGTCATCTTCACACCCGATGAG ATCGCAGAAGCGCAGGCAAAGAAGCAGAAGAAATACAACATGCTGGACATTCTAAGGAACTGCAATGCTGCGGTCCTCATTGTCATCTGCTCCATCCTCTG GATGGTCATCACCATGTCCTACTTTGCTCTGCTCTTGAATACCACCAACCTGCACGGTGATCCGTATTTTAACTTCTTCCTGTCCACTATCGTGGAGATCCCGGCATACGTCATGGCCACGGTCCTGCTGAAGTTGTTCCCCCGCCGCTTCTGCCAGTCCTCTACACTCTTCCTCGGAGGTGGCATTGTCCTCTTCATCCAACTTGTGCCCACAG ATCTGCCAGAAGTGGCTATCCTCCTGGAGATGGTGGGCAAATTTGCTATCACCACAGCCTTCTGTGTGGTCTATGCCGTGACCTCTGAACTCTTCCCCACCGTGGTGCGGAGCATGGCCATGGGAACCTGTTCGATGGCCGCTCGCATCGGAGCCATCCTCTCCCCGTTCATCATTTACCTGG gtaactattacaaatttctgCCCTATCTCTTGATTGGGAGTTTGGCTGTGTTCGCCGGTATGCTGTGTTTCTTTTTACCGGAGATGTTCGGAAAGGTTCTTCCAGACACCTTCATTGAGATGCAGACGGTCAGAGG GATGGGGCAATCGAGGACAACGGTGATGGAATCTAGGACCAATGAGACTGATTTAATTAAGGAAGCCAAattgtag